A DNA window from Allokutzneria albata contains the following coding sequences:
- a CDS encoding DUF6223 family protein: protein MSSFFTVLSAAGFGTGRLLPTTAAVLGLISVIIGGLALARGGRVLVRTALVTGLVSSVVGGLHIANSAGGLGTGNGLAGAIVAVALGLIGVVVCGLALRRVR, encoded by the coding sequence ATGTCCTCCTTCTTCACCGTGCTGTCCGCCGCCGGGTTCGGCACCGGACGGCTCCTGCCCACCACTGCCGCCGTTCTCGGGCTGATCAGCGTGATCATCGGCGGGCTGGCCCTGGCACGGGGCGGGCGGGTCCTCGTCCGCACGGCCCTGGTGACGGGACTGGTCAGCTCGGTCGTCGGCGGGCTGCACATCGCCAACTCCGCCGGTGGTCTCGGCACCGGCAACGGCTTGGCCGGGGCGATCGTGGCAGTCGCCCTGGGACTGATCGGCGTGGTCGTCTGCGGCCTGGCCCTCCGCCGTGTCCGGTGA
- a CDS encoding IS5 family transposase, with the protein MLPDRTQRAHDGHAEPDDHAIGRSRGGPTTKLHLACDRHGRPLSVVLTRGNVNDCTQFTRVVEAIRLRRPGPGRPGRRPDRVLADKGYSSRAIRGYLRRRGITATIPERRDQRANRARGGRAGGRPPAFDAESYKRRSVIERCFQRLKQHRAIATWYDTTAVSYQGMIDLATLLIWP; encoded by the coding sequence GTGCTACCGGATCGCACGCAGAGGGCACACGACGGGCACGCCGAGCCAGATGATCATGCTATTGGTCGGTCGCGGGGCGGGCCCACTACCAAGCTCCATCTTGCCTGTGACAGGCATGGACGTCCGCTGTCGGTGGTGTTGACCCGGGGCAACGTCAACGACTGCACCCAGTTCACCAGGGTGGTCGAGGCGATCCGGCTCCGCCGTCCCGGTCCGGGCAGGCCGGGTCGCCGCCCAGACCGGGTGCTCGCGGACAAGGGCTACTCCAGCCGGGCCATCCGGGGCTACCTGCGCCGCCGTGGCATCACGGCGACCATTCCCGAACGCAGGGACCAGCGGGCCAACCGGGCACGGGGCGGTCGGGCCGGTGGTCGTCCACCCGCCTTCGATGCCGAGAGCTACAAGCGCCGCAGCGTGATCGAGCGCTGCTTCCAACGACTCAAGCAGCACCGGGCGATCGCCACCTGGTACGACACGACGGCCGTGTCGTACCAGGGCATGATCGATCTGGCCACGCTGCTGATCTGGCCTTGA
- a CDS encoding HNH endonuclease signature motif containing protein, whose product MAAADIEDDLVAAYAAIGKAVADFALTLMKLYDDLDPQVQQYAGDVLMPLLRVSQVKGNKLIDRAMSLVEHPVVLEALSEGRIDEGKALMIIDQVSVLDAANQAIAEPVLINHAASHNYTASQRYARRYVLKLDAEAALRRHEEKRKQRLVEKFNLDDGMASLRVVLPALDAALAFDRIDRIARALPKDDRTLDQKRSDVAADLLMGRETPAPQGEVCVNLTMPITNILDLTKDPVMLAGYGPLPAPIVADVAANGIWKRILTDPVTGMAEHITTYRPTPAQRELINARYPTCTMVGCNQPAHRCDLDHCCPFDGTNTTIANLRPNCRHHHRMKTHSNWSCENRPDGTHAWTTPSGKVIETELEPIADPAPF is encoded by the coding sequence ATGGCCGCTGCCGATATCGAAGACGACCTCGTCGCCGCCTACGCCGCGATCGGTAAGGCTGTCGCGGACTTCGCCTTAACCCTGATGAAGCTCTATGACGACCTGGATCCGCAAGTGCAGCAGTATGCCGGGGATGTCTTGATGCCGCTGCTGCGTGTCTCTCAGGTCAAGGGCAACAAGCTGATCGATCGGGCGATGTCGCTGGTGGAGCACCCGGTGGTGTTGGAGGCGTTGTCGGAGGGGCGGATCGATGAGGGCAAGGCGTTGATGATTATTGATCAGGTCAGTGTCCTCGACGCGGCCAACCAGGCGATTGCCGAACCTGTGCTGATCAACCATGCCGCGTCGCATAACTACACCGCCTCTCAACGGTATGCCCGGCGGTATGTCCTCAAGCTCGATGCCGAGGCGGCGTTGCGGCGTCATGAGGAGAAGCGCAAGCAGCGGTTGGTGGAGAAGTTCAACCTCGACGACGGCATGGCCTCCCTGCGCGTCGTCCTCCCGGCCCTCGACGCGGCGCTGGCCTTCGATCGCATCGACCGGATCGCCCGGGCATTGCCGAAGGATGACCGAACGCTGGATCAGAAGCGGTCGGATGTCGCGGCGGATTTGTTGATGGGCAGGGAAACACCCGCCCCGCAGGGTGAGGTGTGCGTGAACCTGACGATGCCGATCACGAACATCCTGGACCTGACCAAGGACCCGGTGATGCTGGCCGGGTACGGGCCGCTGCCCGCGCCGATCGTGGCGGATGTGGCGGCGAATGGGATCTGGAAGCGCATCCTGACTGACCCGGTGACGGGGATGGCTGAGCACATCACCACCTACCGGCCCACCCCGGCGCAACGCGAGTTGATCAACGCGCGGTATCCGACGTGCACGATGGTCGGCTGCAACCAGCCCGCGCACCGCTGCGACCTGGATCATTGTTGCCCGTTCGATGGCACCAACACCACCATCGCGAACCTGCGGCCCAACTGCAGGCACCACCACCGGATGAAGACCCACTCCAACTGGTCCTGCGAGAACCGGCCGGACGGGACGCATGCGTGGACCACACCGAGTGGCAAGGTGATCGAGACCGAACTCGAACCCATCGCCGACCCGGCGCCGTTCTAG
- a CDS encoding AraC family transcriptional regulator: protein MDVLSDVLTAMRLGRPAAAHTSSAAPWGVRFHPGQAAGCHVVLSGSCWLLSPDREPLSLNVGDVLFTPHGNGYALADHPDSPLVDFAPSSTETAPLDEMRIDGSGVITELLCAYYTFDPARPHPLLADLPAFVHLPTRVGHHSSLRSAVELLGSELRDPRAGTEAALPALVDMLLLYVLRAWLDDQPADRAGWASALRDPAVTAALRQIHRHPEQQWTVAALAERAGLSRAAFAKRFTAIVGDTPLGYLTWWRMTMAARMLRESTKSLRAIADSCGYGSEYAFSKAFKRSYGVAPGRYRATSVG from the coding sequence GTGGACGTGCTCAGTGATGTCTTGACCGCCATGCGACTCGGCCGGCCCGCGGCGGCGCACACGTCGAGCGCGGCCCCGTGGGGAGTTCGCTTCCACCCGGGCCAGGCGGCGGGCTGTCACGTCGTGCTGTCCGGCTCGTGCTGGCTGCTGTCACCTGACCGGGAGCCGCTCTCGCTCAACGTCGGTGATGTGCTCTTCACCCCGCACGGCAACGGGTACGCGCTCGCCGACCACCCCGACAGCCCGCTCGTGGACTTCGCGCCCAGCTCGACCGAGACGGCCCCGCTGGACGAGATGCGCATCGACGGTTCAGGTGTGATCACCGAGCTGTTGTGCGCCTACTACACGTTCGACCCGGCGCGCCCGCATCCGCTGCTCGCGGACCTCCCGGCGTTCGTGCACCTGCCGACCCGGGTTGGGCACCACTCGTCGTTGCGCAGCGCGGTCGAACTGCTCGGCAGCGAACTGCGCGACCCGCGCGCGGGCACCGAGGCCGCGTTGCCCGCGCTGGTCGACATGCTGCTGCTCTACGTTCTGCGGGCCTGGTTGGACGACCAGCCCGCAGACCGCGCCGGCTGGGCGAGTGCTTTGCGCGATCCGGCGGTCACCGCCGCGCTGCGCCAGATCCACCGCCACCCCGAACAGCAGTGGACCGTCGCGGCTCTTGCGGAGCGGGCAGGGCTGTCGCGGGCTGCCTTCGCCAAGCGCTTCACCGCGATCGTCGGTGACACACCGCTGGGGTACCTGACGTGGTGGCGGATGACGATGGCCGCGCGGATGCTCCGCGAGTCGACGAAGTCGTTGCGCGCCATTGCGGATAGCTGTGGCTATGGGTCGGAGTACGCGTTCTCCAAGGCGTTCAAGCGTTCTTATGGGGTAGCGCCTGGGCGGTATCGCGCCACGTCGGTCGGCTGA
- a CDS encoding NAD-dependent epimerase/dehydratase family protein — MTFHVVVGAGPTGTATALKLAESGDDAVVVTRRGSGPQHPRITLVAADASDADELTALTTSAATLVNCAAPPYNRWPEETPALSASLLSTAERTGAAYLNLSNVYAYGPVDGPLHADLPLRPTTVKGRVRARMFLDGIAAHQAGRVRFTEVRPGDYLGAGAGALFNWLIAPKVLAGEEVVFPADLDAPHSWTYTGDVAGTLVAAARSDRSWGHAWHTPQTSDIPIREIVARFAAVAGVAAPAIREMTPLELHTAALADPLMAETVEMQYLYQRPAVLDGSRTTDVLGVKPTPLDDVLRESAAALH; from the coding sequence ATGACATTTCACGTAGTGGTCGGCGCCGGGCCGACAGGCACAGCGACGGCACTGAAGCTCGCGGAGTCCGGGGACGACGCCGTCGTGGTCACCCGGCGAGGCTCGGGGCCACAGCACCCCCGCATCACCCTCGTCGCCGCCGACGCGTCGGACGCCGATGAACTGACCGCCCTCACCACCTCCGCAGCGACCCTCGTCAACTGCGCGGCGCCGCCGTACAACCGGTGGCCGGAGGAGACCCCGGCACTGTCCGCGTCCCTGCTGTCGACCGCCGAGCGCACCGGGGCGGCCTACCTCAACCTCAGCAATGTCTACGCCTACGGCCCGGTCGACGGTCCGCTCCACGCCGACCTGCCGCTGCGGCCCACGACGGTGAAGGGCCGGGTGCGAGCGCGGATGTTCCTCGACGGGATCGCGGCGCACCAGGCAGGCCGAGTGCGGTTCACCGAAGTCCGGCCGGGCGACTACCTCGGCGCGGGCGCGGGCGCCCTTTTCAACTGGCTCATCGCACCGAAGGTCCTGGCGGGCGAGGAAGTCGTGTTCCCCGCGGACCTCGACGCACCGCACAGCTGGACCTACACGGGCGACGTCGCCGGCACTCTTGTCGCGGCGGCCCGCTCCGACCGGTCGTGGGGCCACGCCTGGCACACGCCCCAGACCAGCGACATCCCGATCCGGGAGATCGTGGCGCGCTTCGCTGCCGTGGCGGGGGTCGCCGCGCCCGCGATCCGCGAGATGACGCCGTTGGAACTGCACACCGCCGCGTTGGCCGACCCGCTCATGGCGGAAACCGTGGAGATGCAGTACCTCTACCAGCGCCCAGCGGTCCTGGACGGCTCTCGTACCACCGACGTCCTGGGCGTCAAGCCGACCCCGTTGGACGACGTGCTGCGCGAGTCCGCGGCCGCACTGCACTAG
- a CDS encoding carboxymuconolactone decarboxylase family protein, producing MPRLRPLAPEEAPEKSRELLSDIVTRRGGVGDMVATMAHSPALLQGYLDFSRAMKRVKLPRALSEKISLAAQEWIGCAKCLAAHTEAARAAGLSEVDISLARQGTSTDAREAALIGAALRVLAEPSSISDDDVAELRRRGWSDRVIAEIVGLVTLNLLTGAFNLLAGLEPSA from the coding sequence GTGCCACGGCTACGACCACTGGCCCCGGAAGAGGCCCCGGAGAAGTCCCGTGAACTGCTCAGCGACATCGTCACCCGGCGCGGCGGTGTGGGCGACATGGTCGCCACTATGGCTCATTCGCCCGCGCTGCTGCAGGGATATCTGGACTTCTCCCGCGCGATGAAGCGCGTGAAGCTCCCGCGCGCCCTCAGCGAGAAGATCTCCCTGGCGGCGCAAGAGTGGATCGGCTGCGCCAAGTGCCTCGCCGCGCACACCGAGGCCGCCCGCGCGGCAGGCCTGAGCGAGGTGGACATCTCCCTTGCGCGCCAAGGCACTTCGACGGACGCACGAGAGGCCGCGCTGATCGGTGCCGCCTTGCGCGTGCTGGCCGAGCCGTCGTCGATCTCGGATGACGACGTGGCCGAACTGCGGCGGCGCGGGTGGAGCGACCGGGTCATCGCCGAGATCGTCGGCCTGGTCACGCTGAACCTGCTGACCGGCGCCTTCAACCTGCTCGCAGGGTTGGAACCGAGCGCGTAG
- a CDS encoding MFS transporter translates to MSTVEQTGSSRRWWALGLIALAQFMVIMDTSIIGVALPRIQADLGFSQENLSWVFNAYVVAFGGLLLLGGRLADLFGARRLFATGWAVLLAGSVLAGAAQQVWVELLGRATQGIGSALIAPAALTLLMTLFGGKPQELGKALALYGAAAPAGGTAGVFLGGVITEYLSWPWVFYINVPVALAVLIAIPALMPEGVVARGSIDWIGALTVTAGLAVAVYTIVQAADLGWGSVRTVVGLLVAAVLIAVFLVVQARRGQPLVRLSIFATPGLAAANIAQLLLGGAWIPMWFFLNLYLQQVLGLGAFASGAALLPMTVVIMVLMIALAPRLTARFGPKPMIVTGLAVLAAGLGWLSLVRPDGTFWADVLPASLVAATGMALAFIPSLGTAISSARPEEGGLASGIVNTSYQVGSALGLAAMTALAASFGADEVGNPAVLTEGLSAAFVGAGGIAVLGTIAAIATLRGSRRTARAAA, encoded by the coding sequence ATGTCCACTGTGGAGCAAACAGGGAGTTCCCGGCGCTGGTGGGCGCTCGGGCTCATCGCACTGGCCCAGTTCATGGTCATCATGGACACCTCGATCATCGGCGTGGCCCTGCCGCGCATCCAGGCGGATCTCGGCTTCTCGCAGGAGAACCTGTCCTGGGTCTTCAACGCCTACGTCGTCGCCTTCGGTGGTCTGCTCCTGCTCGGCGGGCGGCTGGCGGACCTGTTCGGCGCCCGCAGGCTGTTCGCCACCGGCTGGGCGGTGCTGCTGGCCGGCTCGGTGCTGGCCGGAGCCGCGCAGCAGGTGTGGGTCGAACTGCTCGGCCGCGCGACGCAGGGCATCGGGTCGGCGCTCATCGCCCCGGCCGCGCTGACCCTGCTGATGACGTTGTTCGGCGGGAAGCCGCAGGAGCTCGGCAAGGCCCTGGCCCTCTACGGCGCCGCGGCGCCTGCCGGAGGAACGGCAGGGGTGTTCCTCGGTGGCGTGATCACCGAGTACCTGAGCTGGCCGTGGGTCTTCTACATCAACGTCCCCGTCGCGCTGGCCGTGCTGATCGCGATCCCGGCGCTGATGCCGGAAGGCGTGGTGGCGCGCGGTTCCATCGACTGGATCGGCGCGCTGACGGTCACCGCCGGACTCGCCGTCGCGGTCTACACGATCGTGCAAGCAGCCGACCTCGGCTGGGGCTCGGTCCGGACCGTCGTCGGCCTGCTCGTCGCGGCCGTGCTGATCGCGGTCTTCCTCGTCGTCCAGGCCAGGCGCGGGCAGCCGCTGGTCCGCCTGTCGATCTTCGCCACCCCCGGTCTCGCCGCGGCGAACATCGCCCAGCTGCTGCTCGGCGGCGCCTGGATCCCGATGTGGTTCTTCCTCAACCTCTACCTGCAGCAGGTGCTCGGGCTGGGCGCGTTCGCCAGCGGGGCGGCGCTGCTGCCGATGACCGTGGTGATCATGGTGCTGATGATCGCCCTGGCGCCCCGGCTGACCGCGCGCTTCGGGCCGAAGCCGATGATCGTCACCGGTCTCGCGGTGCTCGCCGCCGGGCTGGGCTGGCTGTCCCTGGTGCGCCCGGACGGCACGTTCTGGGCCGACGTCCTGCCCGCCTCGCTGGTGGCGGCCACGGGGATGGCGCTGGCGTTCATCCCCTCGCTGGGCACGGCGATCTCCAGTGCCCGACCGGAGGAAGGTGGCCTGGCCTCGGGCATCGTCAACACCAGCTACCAGGTGGGCTCCGCCCTCGGCCTTGCCGCGATGACCGCGCTGGCGGCGTCATTCGGGGCCGATGAGGTCGGCAACCCGGCGGTGCTCACCGAGGGCCTGTCCGCGGCCTTCGTCGGCGCGGGCGGAATCGCCGTCCTGGGCACGATCGCAGCCATCGCGACGCTGCGCGGCTCACGGCGGACCGCGCGGGCGGCCGCATGA
- a CDS encoding VOC family protein yields MASHLNPYLSFTDNARQAMNFYRDVFGGTLEVNTFGEFGMTEGADLVMHSLLVTDSGFRIMGADTPPGMDYRPGNTVTVCVNGDDVDELHGFWTKLIEGGTVVTPLEKQVWGDEYGACEDRFGIQWMFNISQPQD; encoded by the coding sequence GTGGCTTCTCACCTCAACCCCTACCTCAGCTTCACCGACAACGCGCGGCAGGCGATGAATTTCTACCGGGACGTCTTCGGCGGCACGCTGGAGGTGAACACCTTCGGCGAGTTCGGCATGACCGAGGGGGCCGACCTGGTCATGCACAGCCTGCTGGTCACCGACAGCGGCTTCCGGATCATGGGCGCGGACACCCCGCCGGGAATGGACTACCGGCCCGGCAACACCGTCACCGTCTGCGTCAACGGCGACGACGTCGACGAGCTGCACGGCTTCTGGACCAAGCTGATCGAGGGCGGAACCGTGGTGACCCCGCTGGAGAAGCAGGTGTGGGGCGACGAGTACGGCGCCTGCGAGGACCGCTTCGGCATCCAGTGGATGTTCAACATCTCCCAGCCGCAGGACTGA
- a CDS encoding FGGY-family carbohydrate kinase: MGELVVGVDLGTQGVRAVVSDLGGHVLGQGHAPLTSNRNARTRKRFFGRDGDRHEQDAERWWQAVGTAVHTALDAAPDRPVLGVATCATSGTVVLTDDALRPKLPALMYDDLRARDHRVLDKIDPAVWDRLGVRPQPSWALGRIAWLRDQEPDGLVLHQADFVTGRLAGHAVAADTSHALKSGADPVTRSWPEEIRAELGPLPELARPGAVLGEVCATAAEHTGLPLGTPIIAGMTDGCAAQLATGALEVGSWNSVLGTTLVVKGVTERRITDPDGSVYSHLSPDGHWWPGGASSIGAGVLGSAFPGRDLAELDAAAPLREALGCVSYPLAGRGERFPFVRPDAEGFTLGEPRDELERYAATLQGVAFVERLCFEHVAGLGAPVGDTIRVTGGAVRSAAWTQLRADVLGRALELPEVAQPAFGMAVLAAASTSGRTTADAAREMVRVARVFEPDARVGAALEPGYQRLRRSLLDD; this comes from the coding sequence GTGGGTGAGCTGGTGGTCGGCGTCGACCTGGGCACGCAGGGGGTGCGAGCCGTGGTCAGCGACCTGGGCGGGCACGTCCTCGGACAGGGCCACGCGCCGCTGACCAGCAACCGCAATGCTCGAACCCGCAAGCGGTTCTTCGGTCGTGACGGCGATCGGCACGAGCAGGACGCGGAGCGGTGGTGGCAGGCGGTCGGCACGGCCGTGCACACGGCGCTCGACGCGGCCCCGGATCGACCGGTGCTGGGCGTGGCGACGTGTGCGACCTCGGGCACCGTGGTGCTCACCGACGACGCGTTGCGGCCGAAGCTCCCCGCGCTGATGTACGACGACCTCCGCGCCAGGGACCACCGCGTCCTCGACAAGATCGACCCCGCCGTGTGGGACCGACTCGGCGTGCGGCCGCAACCGTCGTGGGCACTGGGCCGGATCGCGTGGCTGCGCGACCAGGAGCCGGACGGGCTCGTGCTGCACCAGGCGGACTTCGTCACCGGACGGCTGGCCGGGCACGCGGTCGCGGCCGACACGAGCCACGCGCTGAAGTCCGGGGCCGATCCGGTCACCCGGTCCTGGCCGGAGGAGATCCGGGCGGAGCTGGGCCCGCTGCCGGAACTCGCCCGGCCCGGCGCCGTGCTCGGCGAGGTCTGCGCGACCGCGGCGGAGCACACCGGGCTGCCGCTCGGCACGCCGATCATCGCCGGGATGACCGACGGGTGCGCGGCGCAGCTGGCCACCGGCGCGCTCGAAGTGGGCAGCTGGAACTCCGTACTGGGCACGACTTTGGTGGTCAAGGGCGTCACCGAGCGACGGATCACCGATCCGGACGGCAGCGTCTACAGCCACCTCTCCCCCGACGGTCACTGGTGGCCGGGCGGCGCGTCGAGCATCGGCGCCGGAGTGCTGGGCAGCGCGTTCCCCGGACGGGACCTGGCCGAGTTGGACGCGGCGGCACCGCTGCGCGAGGCGCTGGGCTGCGTGAGCTACCCGCTGGCCGGTCGGGGCGAGCGGTTCCCGTTCGTCCGTCCTGATGCGGAGGGCTTCACGCTCGGCGAGCCACGTGACGAGCTGGAGCGCTACGCGGCGACCCTCCAGGGTGTGGCGTTCGTGGAGCGGCTGTGCTTCGAGCACGTCGCGGGCCTCGGCGCGCCCGTGGGCGACACGATCCGGGTCACCGGCGGGGCCGTGCGCAGCGCCGCGTGGACGCAGCTGCGCGCGGACGTGCTCGGCCGGGCGCTTGAGCTGCCCGAGGTCGCTCAGCCCGCGTTCGGCATGGCGGTGCTGGCCGCCGCGAGCACGTCGGGCAGGACCACGGCCGACGCGGCGCGCGAGATGGTGCGAGTGGCACGGGTTTTCGAGCCGGACGCGCGGGTCGGCGCGGCCCTCGAACCGGGTTACCAGCGGCTGAGGAGGAGCCTGCTCGATGACTGA
- a CDS encoding histidine phosphatase family protein produces MTEITVVRHGETVWHKENRYAGRSDVALTERGERQAAALADWAESAGLTAVHCSSLSRAMITAAAVGDRIGLTPVVDPRLLELDFGECDGLTAAEMPADVRARFEADPVANHLPGGEHPADAAKRFLAGLDDAVAAHPGGRVLVVAHSTALRLALCEVLGIPLSRYRTVFPAIANCRGARLRVHNGQFSLLSLNEPLVGASG; encoded by the coding sequence ATGACTGAGATCACTGTCGTGCGGCACGGGGAAACCGTGTGGCACAAGGAGAACCGCTATGCGGGCCGCTCCGATGTCGCGCTCACCGAGCGGGGCGAGCGGCAGGCGGCGGCGCTGGCGGACTGGGCCGAGAGCGCCGGGCTCACCGCTGTGCACTGCTCGTCGCTGAGCCGCGCGATGATCACCGCCGCGGCGGTCGGGGACCGGATCGGGCTCACGCCGGTGGTCGATCCGCGGCTGCTGGAGCTGGACTTCGGCGAGTGCGACGGGCTGACCGCGGCCGAGATGCCCGCCGATGTGCGAGCCCGGTTCGAGGCCGATCCGGTCGCCAACCACCTGCCCGGCGGCGAGCACCCGGCGGACGCGGCGAAGCGGTTCCTGGCCGGGCTCGACGATGCCGTCGCGGCGCACCCCGGCGGACGCGTCCTGGTGGTCGCGCACAGCACCGCCCTGCGGCTGGCGCTGTGCGAGGTGCTGGGCATCCCGCTTTCGCGCTACCGCACGGTGTTCCCGGCGATCGCGAACTGCCGCGGGGCCCGGCTGCGCGTCCACAATGGACAGTTTTCCTTGCTGTCGCTGAACGAACCGCTGGTCGGAGCCTCCGGATGA
- a CDS encoding DeoR/GlpR family DNA-binding transcription regulator, whose product MSEQNLSRRREGRLDELTTVLLAEGTATAQDLADRFDVSLMTMHRDLDELERRGLVRKFRGGVTTQPSGVFESNVLFRQQAMTAQKQIIARAARRLVEPGMSVMLDDSTSVLALAKLLDDVTPLRVVTNFLAGLKVLAAFPGISLTALGGDYDPNHDSFLGVGCVEAVEALRVDAVFVSTSAAAEGLAYHQEQHIVSVKRAMLAAAARRYLLLDSGKFGRVALHRVVPLDTFDGVIVDDGISEEQLADLRERGIAVEVAR is encoded by the coding sequence ATGAGCGAGCAGAACCTCTCGCGCCGACGCGAGGGCCGCCTGGACGAGCTCACCACGGTGCTGCTCGCCGAGGGGACCGCCACCGCACAGGACCTCGCCGACCGCTTCGACGTGAGCCTGATGACGATGCACCGCGATCTCGACGAGCTGGAGCGGCGCGGTCTGGTGCGCAAGTTCCGCGGCGGTGTCACCACGCAACCGTCCGGGGTGTTCGAGAGCAACGTGCTCTTCCGCCAGCAGGCGATGACCGCGCAGAAGCAGATCATCGCGCGGGCGGCGCGGCGGCTGGTGGAGCCGGGCATGTCGGTGATGCTGGACGACTCCACGTCCGTGCTGGCGCTGGCGAAGCTCCTCGACGACGTCACCCCGCTGCGAGTGGTGACGAACTTCCTGGCGGGCCTGAAGGTGCTCGCCGCCTTCCCGGGGATCTCGCTGACCGCGCTCGGCGGGGACTACGACCCCAACCACGACTCCTTCCTCGGCGTCGGCTGCGTCGAGGCGGTCGAGGCCCTGCGCGTGGACGCGGTGTTCGTCTCCACCTCGGCCGCCGCCGAGGGACTGGCATACCACCAGGAGCAGCACATCGTCTCGGTCAAGCGGGCGATGCTGGCCGCCGCCGCACGCCGCTACCTGTTGCTGGACAGCGGGAAGTTCGGCCGCGTGGCGCTGCACCGCGTGGTACCGCTGGACACCTTCGACGGCGTGATCGTCGACGACGGGATCTCCGAGGAGCAGCTGGCCGATCTCCGTGAACGCGGGATCGCCGTGGAGGTGGCGCGATGA
- a CDS encoding HAD family hydrolase, translated as MTGFDGVIFDMDGVIVESEHLWEESWTVSAAARGYTWTPENTSTVQGMSAPEWSAYVAARAGMPEEAEAVRAECVKFMVDKVLGGEAPLMPGAAELVHAVADLVPVAVASSAARVVIEAVLAEHGLADRFGAVCSSEEVPYGKPAPDVYLEAARRLGVDPVRCMGIEDSSNGMRSARAAGLTLVALPNAAYPPKPDALALAEHVAATHDDAREYITGRLTS; from the coding sequence ATGACCGGCTTCGACGGAGTGATCTTCGACATGGACGGCGTGATCGTCGAGTCGGAGCACCTGTGGGAGGAGAGCTGGACGGTCAGCGCGGCCGCGCGCGGCTACACCTGGACGCCGGAGAACACCTCGACCGTGCAGGGCATGAGCGCGCCGGAGTGGTCTGCCTACGTCGCGGCGCGGGCCGGGATGCCCGAGGAGGCCGAGGCCGTCCGCGCCGAGTGCGTGAAGTTCATGGTGGACAAGGTGCTCGGCGGTGAGGCGCCGTTGATGCCCGGAGCGGCCGAGCTGGTGCACGCGGTCGCCGATCTGGTGCCGGTCGCGGTCGCCTCGTCCGCGGCGCGGGTGGTGATCGAGGCGGTGCTCGCCGAGCACGGGCTGGCCGACCGGTTCGGCGCGGTCTGCTCCAGCGAGGAGGTCCCGTACGGCAAGCCCGCCCCCGACGTGTACCTGGAGGCGGCGCGGCGGCTGGGCGTGGACCCCGTGCGCTGCATGGGAATCGAGGACTCCAGCAACGGGATGCGCTCGGCGCGCGCCGCCGGGCTGACGCTGGTCGCGCTGCCGAACGCGGCCTATCCCCCGAAGCCGGACGCGCTGGCGCTGGCCGAGCACGTCGCGGCCACCCACGACGACGCACGCGAGTACATCACCGGGAGGCTGACGTCATGA